Proteins encoded together in one Eubalaena glacialis isolate mEubGla1 chromosome 7, mEubGla1.1.hap2.+ XY, whole genome shotgun sequence window:
- the THOC7 gene encoding THO complex subunit 7 homolog isoform X2 — protein MLSTLSQCEFSMGKTLLVYDMNLREMENYEKIYKEIECSIAGAHEKIAECKKQILQAKRIRKNRQEYDALAKVIQRHPDRHETLKELEALGKELEHLSHIKESVEDKLELRRKQFHVLLSTIHELQQTLENDEKLSEVEEAQETSMETDPKP, from the exons ATGCTGAGCACACTGTCCCAATGTGAATTTTCAATGGGCAAAACTTTGCTGGTGTATGATATGAatctcagagaaatggaaaattatgaaaaaatttacaaagaaataG AATGTAGCATTGCTGGAGCACATGAAAAAATTGCTGAGTGCAAAAAGCAAATTCTTCAAGCAAAACGAATACGAAAAAATCGCCAAG aATATGATGCATTGGCAAAAGTGATCCAGCGTCATCCAGACAGGCATGAGACATTAAA ggaaCTAGAGGCTCTGGGAAAAGAATTAGAGCACCTTTCACATATTAAAGAAAGTGTTGAAGATAAG CTAGAATTGAGAAGGAAACAGTTTCATGTTCTTCTTAGTACCATCCATGAACTTCAGCAAACACTGGAAA ATGATGAAAAGCTCTCAGAGGTAGAAGAAGCTCAAGAAACAAGCATGGAAACTGATCCTAAACCATAG
- the THOC7 gene encoding THO complex subunit 7 homolog isoform X1, whose amino-acid sequence MLILTVRSQNCYFLKADEVIRKRLLIDGDGAGDDRRINLLVKSFIKWCNSGSQEEGYSQYQRMLSTLSQCEFSMGKTLLVYDMNLREMENYEKIYKEIECSIAGAHEKIAECKKQILQAKRIRKNRQEYDALAKVIQRHPDRHETLKELEALGKELEHLSHIKESVEDKLELRRKQFHVLLSTIHELQQTLENDEKLSEVEEAQETSMETDPKP is encoded by the exons ATGCTGATCCTCACTGTTAGATCACAGAATTGCTATTTCTTGAAAGCAG ACGAAGTCATACGGAAGCGTCTCCTAATTGATGGAGATGGCGCTGGAGATGATCGGAGAATTAATCTGCTAGTGAAAAGTTTCATTAAATGGTGCAACTCTGGATCCCAGGAAGAGGG cTACAGCCAGTACCAACGTATGCTGAGCACACTGTCCCAATGTGAATTTTCAATGGGCAAAACTTTGCTGGTGTATGATATGAatctcagagaaatggaaaattatgaaaaaatttacaaagaaataG AATGTAGCATTGCTGGAGCACATGAAAAAATTGCTGAGTGCAAAAAGCAAATTCTTCAAGCAAAACGAATACGAAAAAATCGCCAAG aATATGATGCATTGGCAAAAGTGATCCAGCGTCATCCAGACAGGCATGAGACATTAAA ggaaCTAGAGGCTCTGGGAAAAGAATTAGAGCACCTTTCACATATTAAAGAAAGTGTTGAAGATAAG CTAGAATTGAGAAGGAAACAGTTTCATGTTCTTCTTAGTACCATCCATGAACTTCAGCAAACACTGGAAA ATGATGAAAAGCTCTCAGAGGTAGAAGAAGCTCAAGAAACAAGCATGGAAACTGATCCTAAACCATAG
- the C7H3orf49 gene encoding LOW QUALITY PROTEIN: putative uncharacterized protein C3orf49 homolog (The sequence of the model RefSeq protein was modified relative to this genomic sequence to represent the inferred CDS: substituted 1 base at 1 genomic stop codon) gives MDHPHLYTPEPFKVAYGKAGQYRRFQQPRKRNGSFKRKGIERWHRAVSTNLVKQNVLVPKEESSNESDMEFHESQQNQKRDLVKKVKTFLGRMLSHKYRSKPASVSGEGSTNPKETLLSNTQSLLPRIVKELPSPKLFTXPRMRKLSQDATIQLDVVEAETEEITQGNTLLRARRTTKRLSVTSLPSGLQKVPYSSKKRSHFPAFKKKKHSTENILRKSDLTVGKLQMQVDDLIETVTDKSMKLLAQRHAELQQCEFLGDEILQSSKQFQRISKRTMRKYKLKNVCFPCTWCCF, from the exons ATGGACCATCCTCACCTATATACACCAGAGCCCTTTAAGGTTGCTTACGGAAAAGCTGGCCAGTACCGGAGATTTCAGCAACCCAGAAAGAGAAATGGCTCATTCAAAAGGAAAGGGATTGAAAG atGGCATAGAGCTGTGTCTACCAACTTAGTAAAACAAAATGTATTGGTCCCCAAAGAGGAATCATCCAATGAGAGTGACATGGAATTTCATGAAAGCCagcaaaatcagaaaagagaTTTGGTCAAGAAAGTGAAGACTTTTTTGGGGAGGATGCTGTCACACAAGTACAGAAGCAAGCCAGCAAGTGTCAGCGGCGAGGGCTCCACTAACCCTAAGGAAACCCTCCTTTCAAATACGCAGAGCCTTCTTCCTAGAATTGTCAAGGAGCTTCCATCGCCCAAGTTATTTACCTAACCAAGAATGAGAAAGCTCTCACAGGATG CAACTATACAACTTGATGTTGTAGAAGCAGAGACAGAGGAGATAACCCAAGGAAATACACTCCTCAGAGCCAGGAGAACCACCAAGCGGTTATCTGTGACGTCCCTTCCCTCAGGACTGCAGAAG GTTCCGTATTCCTCAAAAAAGAGATCACACtttccagcatttaaaaaaaagaaacatagcaCGGAAAACATCCTCCGAAAATCAGATTTGACAGTAGGAAAGCTTCAAATGCAG GTGGATGACCTCATAGAAACAGTGACAGATAAATCCATGAAGCTATTGGCCCAAAGACACGCTGAGCTTCAACAGTGTGAGTTTCTAGGGGATGAAATCCTTCAGTCTTCCAAGCAGTTCCAGAGGATATCCAAGAGAACCATGAGGAAGTATAAATTGAAAAACGTGTGTTTCCCATGTACTTGGTGCTGCTTCTGA